From a region of the Pogona vitticeps strain Pit_001003342236 chromosome 7, PviZW2.1, whole genome shotgun sequence genome:
- the FEM1A gene encoding protein fem-1 homolog A — protein sequence MDLRLAVYNAAREGKLPLLQKLLGGRSPEEREALTAGPGRGAAAAEGGPRGPPLLIAARHGHREVVEYLLDHCGAQVDAGGSVNFDGETIEGAPPLWAASAAGHLPVVRSLLERGAGVNQTTLTNSTPLRAACFDGHLEIVRYLVGERGADLEVANRHGHTCLMISCYKGHAEIARYLLEHGADVNRRSVKGNTALHDCAESGSLEILRLLLAARARMEKDGYGMTPLLAASVTGHTNIVEYLIEGALEEEPADGLEGDGESDGAGAEGGRSQVYCTREAAVEALELLGATFVDKKRDLLGALRHWRRAMELRHQGGQYLSKPEPRQLVLAYDYAREVKTAEELEALVTDPDEMRMQALLIRERVLGPSHPDTSYYIRYRGAVYADSGNFERCINLWKYALEMQQGNLEPLSPMTASSFLSFAELFSYVLQDRSKGTLATQLGFSDLMGVLSKGVREVERALLHRKDTVADSAQFTKALAIILHLVFLLERVECTPEQEHQKRQTIYRLLKCNPRGKNGFTPLHMAVDRDTTAVGRYPVGKFPSLHVVNLLLECGADPDSRDYDNNTPLHVAARNNCPLIMSALTEAGAHMDATNAFKQTAYELLDEKLLTKAMMQPFNYITLQCLAARALDKHKIPYKGFIPEELEAFIELH from the coding sequence ATGGACCTCCGCCTGGCCGTCTACAACGCTGCCCGCGAAGGGAAGCTGCcgctcctccagaagctgctgGGCGGCCGCAGCCCGGAGGAGCGGGAGGCGCTGACCGCCGGGCCCGGCcggggggccgccgccgccgaagGGGGACCCCGGGGACCCCCTCTGCTGATCGCCGCCCGCCACGGCCACCGGGAGGTGGTGGAGTACCTGCTGGACCACTGCGGGGCCCAGGTGGACGCCGGCGGCTCGGTCAACTTCGACGGGGAGACCATCGAAGGGGCGCCCCCGCTCTGGGCAGCCTCGGCCGCCGGACACCTGCCGGTGGTCCGGAGCCTGCTGGAGCGCGGGGCCGGCGTCAACCAGACCACCCTGACCAACTCCACCCCGCTGCGGGCCGCCTGCTTCGACGGCCACCTGGAGATCGTCCGCTACCTGGTCGGGGAGCGGGGGGCTGACCTGGAGGTGGCCAACCGCCACGGCCACACCTGCCTGATGATCTCCTGCTACAAGGGCCACGCCGAGATCGCCCGCTACCTGCTGGAGCACGGGGCCGACGTCAACCGCCGCAGCGTCAAGGGCAACACCGCCTTGCACGACTGCGCCGAGTCCGGCAGCCTGGAGATCCTGCGCCTGCTGCTGGCCGCCCGAGCCCGCATGGAAAAGGACGGCTACGGCATGACCCCGCTGCTGGCCGCCAGCGTGACCGGCCACACCAACATTGTGGAGTACCTCATCGAGGGGGCCCTGGAGGAGGAGCCCGCGGATGGGCTGGAGGGAGACGGCGAGAGCGACGGCGCAGGGGCCGAGGGTGGCCGGAGCCAGGTTTACTGCACCCGGGAAGCGGCGGTCGAAGCGCTGGAACTCCTGGGAGCCACTTTCGTGGACAAGAAGCGGGACCTCCTGGGAGCTCTCCGGCACTGGCGGAGAGCCATGGAGCTGCGGCACCAGGGGGGCCAGTATCTTTCCAAGCCGGAGCCTCGGCAGTTGGTGCTGGCTTACGACTACGCCCGGGAGGTGAAGACCGCGGAGGAGTTGGAGGCCTTGGTCACCGATCCGGACGAAATGCGGATGCAGGCCCTGCTGATCCGGGAGCGGGTCCTCGGCCCCTCTCACCCGGATACATCCTACTACATCCGCTACCGTGGCGCCGTCTACGCCGATTCGGGCAACTTTGAGCGGTGCATCAACCTCTGGAAGTACGCCCTGGAGATGCAGCAAGGCAATCTGGAGCCCCTGAGCCCAATGACGGCCAGCAGCTTCCTCTCCTTCGCCGAGCTGTTCTCGTACGTCCTCCAGGACCGCTCGAAGGGCACCCTGGCCACCCAGCTGGGCTTCTCGGACCTCATGGGCGTCCTCAGTAAAGGCGTCCGCGAAGTGGAGCGGGCCCTCCTGCACCGGAAGGACACGGTAGCTGACAGCGCCCAGTTCACCAAAGCCCTGGCCATCATCCTCCACCTGGTCTTCCTCCTGGAGAGGGTGGAGTGCACCCCCGAGCAGGAGCACCAGAAGCGCCAGACCATCTACCGCTTGCTGAAGTGCAACCCTCGGGGCAAGAATGGCTTCACCCCGCTGCACATGGCGGTGGACAGAGACACCACCGCCGTCGGCCGCTACCCGGTGGGGAAGTTCCCCTCCCTCCACGTGGTGAACCTCCTGCTGGAGTGTGGCGCTGACCCCGACAGCCGCGACTACGACAACAACACCCCACTCCATGTGGCCGCCCGCAACAACTGCCCGCTCATCATGAGCGCCCTGACAGAGGCCGGGGCCCACATGGATGCCACCAACGCCTTCAAGCAGACGGCCTACGAGCTCCTGGACGAGAAGCTGCTCACCAAGGCCATGATGCAGCCCTTCAACTACATCACCTTGCAGTGCCTTGCCGCCCGCGCCCTGGACAAGCACAAGATCCCCTATAAGGGGTTCATCCCGGAAGAGCTGGAGGCCTTCATTGAGCTCCATTAa
- the TICAM1 gene encoding TIR domain-containing adapter molecule 1: MAERANGPPSMEGIFGILAQIPRDKLVWYKHELAHRPHDRRICSLLRAMILLTLREEAEARESLDALGYDLVAAHIYRSHWGSSLASKANFTPPQPDPEVALAVARIYSLLAEEKLCQPPARDEAYRVAVRAFQESGADADQLKSLSDETQEKCGVGFTALLSGDHGGGSPSLPAGSHPGPIASSLDPRSLRSTGTPLSFVSHFEISPATTMQCGTGSDRGPSAGTGAVGGNTSARLGSAGEGEAGLEPPAQRGSSMKDTKPENTSTGNFKSNPPCLPGPSHPQAARSAEGDAQRLMHGMEPPNAVATGLQAPNKGLPENLGNPSVPQSGLPNPARWSPALTDGPSAPIPKKGEAEPQDYPGSAPSPHPPGSSLGAPAGDESQFFSFVVLHAGEDEEVACRVKNELERLGVSDGATYSEDFLVPGHCLLGCFQNALDNSAFTLLLLTENFQSRLCAYQTSVALMDSFQRLCKRNTVIPFVPKENPIPLKEMPTLLAGLVAMDENSPVFRKRVQNTFTARAIQEKKAMWSTLRRAQEIRRQREREHEYQQTLRRLSELSPNERLRAPLGGFPGFQDPCGSPPPPAFAATPFPAPRMGQPPDHPSLTQPWMLSLGSGGPQPQFIIQNAQMIQIGDYNRMQADRIDPTLGTADEDGGED, translated from the coding sequence ATGGCGGAGAGGGCCAATGGGCCTCCGAGCATGGAAGGGATCTTTGGAATCCTAGCTCAAATCCCGCGGGACAAGCTGGTCTGGTACAAGCATGAATTGGCCCACAGGCCGCATGACCGGAGGATCTGCTCTCTGCTGCGCGCCATGATCCTGCTGACCTTGAGGGAAGAGGCGGAGGCCCGAGAGAGCCTGGACGCTTTGGGTTACGACCTGGTGGCGGCCCATATCTACCGAAGCCACTGGGGCAGCTCGTTGGCGAGCAAGGCCAACTTCACTCCCCCCCAACCAGACCCAGAGGTGGCGCTGGCGGTGGCTCGGATCTACTCGCTTCTGGCGGAGGAGAAACTGTGCCAGCCCCCGGCCAGAGACGAGGCCTACCGGGTTGCGGTCCGAGCTTTTCAGGAGAGCGGTGCGGACGCAGACCAGCTAAAGAGCCTCTCGGATGAAACgcaggagaaatgtggggtgGGTTTCACTGCCCTGCTCTCAGGAGATCATGGTGGTGGGTCCCCATCCCTGCCGGCGGGAAGCCACCCGGGGCCGATCGCAAGCTCCTTAGATCCCCGCTCGTTGCGCTCCACCGGCACCCCGCTCTCCTTCGTCAGTCACTTTGAGATTAGCCCGGCCACGACCATGCAGTGTGGCACCGGTTCAGACCGAGGGCCCAGCGCCGGGACTGGTGCGGTCGGTGGAAACACCTCCGCTCGCCTGGGATCAGCTGGTGAAGGGGAAGCTGGCCTTGAGCCACCCGCCCAGCGCGGCTCCTCTATGAAAGACACCAAGCCAGAGAACACAAGTACAGGCAATTTCAAAAGCAACCCGCCCTGTTTGCCAGGTCCAAGTCACCCTCAAGCGGCCCGGTCTGCGGAGGGAGACGCTCAGCGCCTGATGCATGGCATGGAGCCCCCAAACGCCGTTGCCACAGGGCTGCAGGCTCCCAACAAAGGTCTCCCAGAAAATCTGGGCAACCCCTCTGTGCCACAGTCTGGCTTGCCCAACCCTGCAAGGTGGTCCCCGGCCTTGACTGACGGTCCCTCTGCCCCGATTCCAAAGAAGGGGGAAGCTGAACCGCAAGATTATCCCGGCTCTGCCCCCTCGCCACATCCGCCCGGCTCCTCGCTGGGGGCTCCAGCGGGGGACGAGAGCCAGTTCTTTAGCTTTGTGGTCCTGCACGCTGGAGAAGATGAGGAGGTGGCCTGCCGGGTGAAGAATGAGCTGGAACGCCTGGGCGTCTCTGACGGAGCCACGTACAGCGAAGATTTCCTGGTGCCAGGACACTGCCTGCTCGGCTGCTTCCAAAATGCTCTGGACAACTCGGCCTTCACCCTCCTACTCCTGACGGAGAACTTCCAGAGCCGGTTGTGCGCCTACCAGACCAGCGTGGCCCTGATGGACTCCTTCCAGCGCTTATGCAAAAGAAACACGGTCATCCCGTTTGTTCCCAAGGAGAACCCGATCCCACTCAAGGAGATGCCCACCCTGCTGGCTGGGCTGGTCGCCATGGACGAAAACTCCCCCGTTTTCAGAAAGAGGGTCCAGAACACCTTCACCGCAAGGGCGATCCAAGAGAAGAAAGCCATGTGGAGCACTCTGCGCCGGGCCCAAGAAATCCGCCGACAACGGGAACGGGAGCACGAGTACCAGCAGACGCTGAGACGTCTCTCTGAGCTCAGCCCCAACGAGCGCCTTCGGGCACCACTGGGGGGCTTTCCGGGATTCCAGGATCCCTGTGGATCCCCGCCGCCACCAGCCTTTGCGGCTACGCCGTTCCCTGCTCCCAGGATGGGCCAGCCTCCCGATCACCCATCTCTGACTCAGCCGTGGATGCTCTCCCTGGGCTCCGGCGGGCCTCAGCCCCAGTTCATCATCCAGAACGCTCAGATGATCCAGATCGGAGACTATAACCGCATGCAGGCGGACAGGATTGACCCAACGCTCGGCACAGCGGATGAAGACGGTGGAGAGGACTGA